A stretch of the Vitis vinifera cultivar Pinot Noir 40024 chromosome 16, ASM3070453v1 genome encodes the following:
- the LOC104882066 gene encoding uncharacterized protein LOC104882066, protein MKGIHPSIVSHRLNILPTAKPIRQRVRRFHPDRQKIIREEIDKLLEPGFIREVEYPDWLANVVVVPKKEGKWRVCVDYTNLDNACPKDNFPLLRIDQIVDSTAGQGMLSFLDAFSRYHQIPMASADEEKIAFITLHGLYCYKVMPFRLKNVGATYQRLMTKIFKPLVGRTVEVYIDDIVVKSKTREKHTLHLQEVFYLLRKYGMKLTPSKCAFGVSADKFLGFMVSQKGIEVSPNQVKAVMETPPPRSKKELQRLTKTYLLRQQSVGGCRNKVFKDRANGFSPSKCCSEALSLLPSPPGGRADRPALSQHPAQTGLDWKNASMAIELSENGIEFQPRLSMKGQVMVDVVLEYSRRPTRHKEPHGEGWWTLRVDGASWSSGSGVGLLLQSPTGEQLEQTIRLGFPASNNEAEYEAILSRMDLALALSVSKLRVYSDSQLVVRQVLKEYEAKDERMTQYLTKVRDTLQWFTEWTIEKIKRTENGRANALTGIAASLPIKEAILLPIHVQTHPSVA, encoded by the exons atgaagggaattcaccCCTCCATCGTCTCTCATAGACTTAACATCTTGCCAACAGCGAAGCCTATCCGGCAGAGGGTCAGGCGTTTTCACCCAGACAGGCAAAAGATTATCAGGGAAGAAATTGACAAGTTGTTGGAGCCCGGATTCATTAGAGAGGTGGAATATCCGGACTGGTTAGCAAATGTGGTGGTGGTTCCCAAAAAGGAAGGCAAGTGGCGGGTGTGCgtcgattacaccaacctcGATAATGCATGCCCTAAAGACAATTTCCCTTTGCTGCGGATAGACCAAATTGTAGACTCCACCGCCGGACAAGGAATGCTCTccttcttggatgccttctctaggtaccaccaaatccccatggCCTCGGCTGACGAAGAAAAGATAGCCTTCATAACGCTGCATGGCCTTTactgctacaaagtcatgccattcagACTCAAAAACGTTGGCGCCACCTATCAGAGACTGATGAcgaaaatcttcaaacctctagTCGGCCGCACAGTGgaagtatatattgatgatatcgtggttaaGAGTAAAACCCGAGAGAAACATACCCTCCACTTGCAAGAGGTCTTCTACCTCTTGAGAAAATATGGTATGAAATTGACTCCGTCCAAATGCGCTTTTGGCGTGAGTGCCGACAAAttcctgggatttatggtcagccaaaagGGGATAGAAGTTAGCCCGAATCAGGTTAAGGCAGTCATGGAGACACCACCCCCTAGGAGCAAAAAGGAGTTACAGCGCCTCACAA aaacctattTACTACGCCAGCAGAGCGTTGGCGGATGTAGAAACAAGGTATTCAAAGATAGAGCTAACGGCTTTAGCCCTTCGAAGTGCTGCTCAGAAGCTCTGTCCTTACTTCCAAGCCCACCCGGTGGTCGTGCTGACCGACCAGCCCTTTCGCAACATCCTGCACAAACCGGACTTGACTGGAAGAATGCTTCAATGGCCATAGAGTTGAGCGAAAATGGAATCGAGTTCCAACCCaggttgtccatgaaaggccaggTGATGGTTGACGTCGTGCTGGAATACTCCCGAAGACCTACCCGACACAAGGAACCGCACGGAGAGGGGTGGTGGACTTTGCGGGTTGATGGAGCCTCTTGGTCATCAGGATCTGGAGTAGGACTCCTGCTGCAATCCCCAACAGGAGAACAACTGGAGCAAACTATCCGACTGGGATTCCCCGCGTCTAACAATGAGGCCGAGTATGAAGCCATCCTATCCAGGATGGACCTTGCCCTAGCTCTATCTGTCTCCAAGCTCCGGGTCTATAGTGACTCCCAACTCGTGGTAAGACAAGTCCTGAAAGAATACGAAGCCAAGGATGAGCGCATGACGCAATATCTAACTAAAGTAAGGGACACCTTACAATGGTTCACCGAATGGAcgattgaaaaaattaaacggaCTGAAAATGGACGTGCCAATGCCCTGACAGGCATAGCCGcttccctccccatcaaagaagccatattattgcctatacatgtgcaaaccCACCCCTCCGTCGCGTAA
- the LOC104882067 gene encoding uncharacterized protein LOC104882067: protein MDNLFRRASKCSMLEDDVRAATQQVLVAGQASKSNAEGSTKPPDRPRPSGRRQEEQSRPKRPPLTPISISYEKLLPMIQNMSNFRWPGPLRTDPSKRDHSKICVYHKEHGHTTEACRSLHYFVERLIKAGHLKQYLLSNVRVRDTSRNHNSGTSKIPAAPKAAINYIHGGPLDEEYDSRRKRQRLLQAASVRERVNSIRPGIAGEGPRPIDGTIVFPPVNPTRILQPHLDALILSLEMGDFNVRRILVDLGSSADLLQASIIGHMGRDLSGLENPGRILSGFNGASTTSLGDIVLPVQPGLVTLNV from the coding sequence ATGGACAACTTATTCCGGCGCGCGAGCAAATGCTCAATGCTCGAGGATGACGTGCGAGCGGCCACCCAACAAGTCTTGGTTGCCGGACAGGCATCCAAAAGTAATGCGGAAGGAAGTACCAAACCTCCGGACCGGCCAAGGCCGTCCGGACGAAGGCAGGAGGAACAGAGCCGTCCAAAACGGCCACCCCTCACACCCATCTCCATATCCTATGAGAAGCTTCTCCCTATGATCCAAAACATGTCCAACTTCAGGTGGCCCGGACCCCTCAGAACGGACCCATCCAAAAGGGATCATAGTAAGATATGTGTCTACCATAAGGAGCATGGGCACACAACAGAGGCGTGCAGGAGCCTCCATTATTTTGTCGAAAGGCTCATAAAGGCGGGacatttgaagcaatacctccTCTCAAACGTCAGAGTTAGAGACACTTCTCGAAATCACAACTCAGGGACCTCCAAGATCCCCGCCGCCCCCAAAGCCGCTATAAACTATATCCACGGGGGACCACTGGATGAGGAGTACGACTCTAGACGAAAGAGACAGAGACTATTACAAGCAGCATCGGTACGGGAACGCGTTAACTCCATACGACCTGGGATAGCTGGTGAGGGCCCCCggcccatagatgggacaatcgtTTTCCCCCCAGTAAACCCCACACGGATATTACAACCGCACCTcgacgccctcatcctgtcCCTGGAGATGGGAGACTTTAACGTGAGACGCATCTTAGTCGACCTGGGCAGCTCGGCCGATCTTTTACAAGCGTCGATAATTGGCCACATGGGACGTGATCTGTCTGGCCTCGAAAACCCCGGGCGAATCTTGTCCGGCTTCAATGGAGCGTCGACTACCTCCTTGGGAGATATTGTGCTACCGGTCCAACCGGGCctagtcactctcaacgtgTAA